In Paracoccus sp. TOH, a single window of DNA contains:
- a CDS encoding phosphoadenosine phosphosulfate reductase family protein: protein MNVTGIRRQESAARAKATIYSHAKTGNLIDWRPILEWTEQEVFSAINASGMACHPAYRCFGMSRVSCRFCIMSSLPDLAAAARQPEAAPLYRRMVTLEADSGFAFQGGRWLGDIAPDLLDADLRDRLARAKEIAAIRSSIEATIPKNMLYVKGWPTRPLTDEEAVFLAGIRQKITALKAHAHDATLQKDGALMGIAGAPVQVRNPDAAQVETANGPFMTSSLPVAGFAIIEAADLAEAIDMVSRTPCAVAHGVVEVWPLEQPS from the coding sequence GTGAATGTCACCGGCATCCGCCGCCAGGAGAGCGCAGCACGAGCGAAGGCCACGATCTATAGTCATGCGAAAACCGGCAACCTGATCGACTGGCGCCCCATCTTGGAATGGACGGAACAGGAAGTTTTTTCGGCAATCAACGCGAGCGGCATGGCCTGTCACCCTGCTTACCGCTGCTTCGGCATGTCCCGCGTGAGCTGCCGCTTCTGCATCATGTCCAGCCTGCCCGACCTTGCAGCGGCCGCGCGCCAGCCGGAGGCCGCGCCGCTCTACCGACGCATGGTCACGCTTGAGGCTGATAGCGGCTTTGCCTTCCAGGGCGGGCGCTGGCTGGGCGACATTGCGCCGGATCTGCTCGATGCCGATCTGCGCGACCGACTGGCGCGCGCAAAGGAGATCGCCGCCATCCGCTCCAGCATCGAGGCGACAATCCCGAAGAACATGCTCTATGTGAAAGGCTGGCCCACCCGTCCGCTGACCGACGAAGAGGCCGTGTTCTTGGCTGGCATCCGACAGAAAATCACCGCTCTAAAGGCCCATGCTCATGATGCGACGCTGCAGAAAGACGGAGCGTTGATGGGTATCGCGGGCGCTCCTGTGCAAGTGCGCAATCCCGACGCCGCTCAGGTGGAAACGGCAAATGGACCGTTCATGACGTCGTCCTTGCCGGTGGCTGGCTTTGCCATAATCGAAGCTGCCGATTTGGCCGAGGCCATAGACATGGTCTCGCGGACCCCCTGCGCTGTCGCACACGGCGTCGTCGAGGTGTGGCCACTGGAGCAACCATCGTAG
- a CDS encoding nuclear transport factor 2 family protein, with protein sequence MGAPSPELCNLWLARAFNAQDVEAAAAMYHPEASIVQVDEVHGGTSIARGAEAIRKTMAGYIGLKPHMDVITHHTTVSGDFAMTRSQWLIRGMDKEGKPTKVHHHGMEVHRRLSDGTWVFFLDHPFGADPSWAIEAPPHTE encoded by the coding sequence ATGGGCGCTCCCTCTCCCGAACTCTGCAATCTTTGGCTTGCGCGCGCCTTCAATGCGCAGGACGTCGAAGCCGCTGCCGCCATGTACCATCCCGAAGCGTCGATCGTTCAGGTCGACGAGGTCCATGGCGGCACCAGCATCGCGCGCGGCGCCGAGGCTATCCGTAAAACGATGGCCGGCTATATCGGGCTGAAGCCCCATATGGATGTGATCACCCACCACACGACCGTTTCCGGCGACTTTGCGATGACACGCTCGCAGTGGTTGATCAGGGGCATGGACAAGGAGGGCAAGCCGACGAAAGTGCATCATCATGGCATGGAAGTTCACCGGCGCCTAAGCGATGGGACCTGGGTCTTCTTCCTGGACCACCCCTTTGGCGCCGATCCGAGCTGGGCAATCGAAGCACCACCACATACAGAATAG
- a CDS encoding glutathione S-transferase N-terminal domain-containing protein encodes MTPIQLYSYQTPNGHKASIMLEETGLPYVVHVVDIEKGDQFRPEFLALNPNNKIPVIVDPDRSRTVFESGAILLYLADRSGVLKPANDIEAGLTLQWMLFQAGHVGPTLGQLWNYKIFAAERLPQVIARFERETARILRVLDGQLEPRPYLVGDLFGVADVMTWPWINAAVSKLDVDLGQYPNVARWFAEIAARPAVQRGLRVPAHDDQETLP; translated from the coding sequence ATGACCCCCATCCAGCTTTACAGCTACCAGACTCCCAACGGCCACAAGGCCTCGATCATGCTCGAGGAAACAGGGCTCCCTTATGTCGTCCATGTCGTGGATATCGAAAAGGGCGACCAGTTCCGGCCAGAATTTCTCGCACTGAACCCCAACAACAAGATCCCGGTGATCGTTGACCCCGACCGGAGCCGGACGGTGTTCGAGAGTGGCGCGATCCTGCTCTACCTTGCTGATCGCTCGGGTGTGCTGAAGCCGGCGAACGACATCGAGGCCGGGCTCACGCTGCAATGGATGCTCTTTCAGGCGGGGCATGTCGGGCCGACGCTCGGCCAGCTCTGGAACTACAAGATCTTTGCCGCCGAAAGGCTCCCGCAGGTGATCGCCCGTTTCGAACGGGAGACAGCCCGCATCCTGCGGGTGCTGGATGGCCAATTGGAACCAAGACCATATCTTGTCGGCGATCTTTTCGGTGTCGCCGACGTGATGACCTGGCCATGGATCAACGCTGCCGTATCCAAGCTTGATGTCGATCTCGGCCAATACCCGAATGTCGCCCGCTGGTTTGCTGAAATCGCGGCGCGGCCGGCTGTGCAACGCGGTCTCCGCGTTCCGGCTCACGATGACCAGGAAACGCTCCCATAG
- a CDS encoding IS1380-like element ISPme1 family transposase, which produces MDHLEGAGLARGDRVDFDRRVRLEFRGAQISSDGGLLVMRELDDVLGLSNLASEALRDSRTGKNTLHRLDGLFRQSVFGRLAGYEDVNDADRLALDPVMRQVVGGRAVEAQAASASQMGRFETETLALAANRAALADLNGQWIDRFHDRNGLKYIVLDMDSSVSPTHGDQEGAAWNGHFDCTCYHPIFLFNQFGMLERCALRNGNVHSADGWRDVLDPVIARYAGRDLGGRFFRADAAYAIPAIYMRLEEARFFYAIRLPANAVLREKIAHRLTRPVGRPSLTKVKRFFEDFEYQAASWDKPRRVIAKIEWHPGELFPKVGFIVTNLPMEPDWVVRFYNQRGTAEQHIKEGKYAFRWTRLSCRKFRHNEVRLQLHALAYNLATFLRCIELPEAMADWSLTSLQLKLIKIGARVVRHARAITFQLAEVAVTGPMVRAVLAAIRRLRTPPSCA; this is translated from the coding sequence ATGGATCACCTGGAGGGTGCGGGCTTGGCGCGGGGAGATCGGGTTGATTTCGACCGCCGTGTGCGTCTGGAGTTCCGTGGTGCGCAGATCAGTTCAGACGGTGGCCTGCTGGTGATGCGCGAGCTTGATGACGTGCTCGGCCTGTCCAATCTGGCGTCGGAGGCGCTGCGAGACAGCCGCACCGGGAAGAACACGCTCCATCGGCTTGACGGATTGTTCCGGCAATCGGTGTTCGGACGACTGGCCGGATACGAGGATGTGAACGATGCCGACCGCTTGGCCCTCGATCCCGTGATGCGTCAGGTCGTTGGCGGCAGGGCCGTCGAGGCGCAAGCTGCTTCGGCATCGCAGATGGGACGGTTCGAGACCGAGACGCTGGCTCTGGCCGCGAACCGGGCGGCGCTGGCCGATCTGAACGGCCAATGGATCGACCGGTTTCATGACCGCAACGGGTTGAAATACATCGTGCTGGACATGGACAGCTCGGTCAGCCCCACCCACGGCGATCAGGAAGGTGCTGCCTGGAACGGGCATTTCGACTGCACCTGCTATCACCCCATCTTCTTGTTCAACCAGTTTGGCATGCTGGAGCGCTGCGCCCTGCGTAACGGCAATGTCCACAGCGCCGATGGCTGGCGGGATGTCCTTGATCCCGTCATTGCCCGATATGCTGGCCGCGACCTTGGTGGACGCTTCTTCCGGGCCGACGCTGCCTACGCGATCCCCGCGATCTATATGCGGCTGGAAGAAGCCAGGTTCTTCTACGCCATCCGTCTGCCCGCCAACGCCGTCTTGCGCGAGAAGATCGCGCATCGGCTGACACGGCCCGTGGGACGGCCTTCGCTGACCAAGGTCAAACGGTTCTTCGAGGACTTCGAGTATCAGGCGGCGTCCTGGGACAAGCCGCGCCGCGTCATCGCCAAGATCGAATGGCATCCGGGCGAGCTGTTCCCCAAAGTCGGCTTCATCGTCACCAACCTGCCGATGGAGCCAGACTGGGTGGTGAGGTTCTACAACCAGCGCGGCACCGCAGAGCAGCACATCAAGGAAGGCAAATATGCCTTTCGCTGGACGCGGCTGTCATGCCGGAAGTTCCGGCACAACGAGGTGCGGCTGCAACTGCACGCGCTGGCCTACAACCTGGCAACCTTCCTGCGCTGCATCGAACTGCCCGAGGCCATGGCGGACTGGTCGTTGACCAGCCTGCAACTCAAGCTGATCAAGATCGGCGCCCGCGTCGTCCGCCACGCCCGCGCCATTACCTTCCAGTTGGCCGAGGTCGCCGTCACCGGCCCGATGGTGCGGGCCGTCCTTGCCGCCATCCGCCGTCTTCGAACGCCTCCGTCATGCGCATGA
- the folD gene encoding bifunctional methylenetetrahydrofolate dehydrogenase/methenyltetrahydrofolate cyclohydrolase FolD has protein sequence MKAQIIDGKGFASGVRARVAEHVGRLKAAHGVVPGLAVVLVGEDPASEVYVRNKGIQTREAGMASFEHKLPAETPQEDLLALIGRLNADPAVHGILVQLPLPGHMDAERVINAIDPAKDVDGFHISNVGLLGTGQKSMVPCTPLGCLMLLRDRLGDLSGLNAVVVGRSNIVGKPMAQLLLGDSCTVTIAHSRTKDLAGLCRTADILVAAVGRPRMIRGDWVKPGATVIDVGINRIEEDGRTRLVGDVDFDSAAQVAGAITPVPGGVGPMTIACLLANTLTACCRAHGWPEPEGLTA, from the coding sequence ATGAAGGCACAGATCATCGACGGCAAGGGCTTTGCTTCCGGGGTTCGGGCGCGGGTTGCCGAGCATGTGGGGCGGCTGAAGGCGGCGCACGGTGTGGTTCCCGGTCTTGCGGTGGTGCTGGTGGGCGAGGATCCGGCCAGCGAGGTCTATGTCCGCAACAAGGGCATCCAGACCCGCGAGGCCGGCATGGCGAGCTTCGAGCACAAGCTGCCGGCCGAGACCCCGCAAGAGGATCTTCTGGCGCTGATCGGCCGGCTGAACGCCGACCCGGCGGTGCATGGCATCCTGGTGCAGCTGCCGCTGCCCGGGCACATGGATGCCGAGCGGGTGATCAACGCCATCGACCCGGCAAAGGACGTGGACGGGTTCCACATCTCGAATGTCGGGCTGCTGGGGACCGGGCAGAAAAGCATGGTGCCCTGCACGCCCTTGGGCTGCCTGATGCTGTTGCGCGACCGGCTTGGCGATCTTTCCGGGCTGAACGCGGTGGTGGTGGGGCGCTCGAACATCGTCGGCAAGCCGATGGCGCAGCTTTTGCTGGGCGACAGCTGCACGGTGACCATCGCGCATTCGCGGACCAAGGATCTGGCCGGGCTCTGCCGCACCGCCGACATCCTGGTCGCGGCGGTCGGCCGGCCGCGGATGATCCGCGGCGACTGGGTCAAGCCGGGGGCGACGGTGATCGACGTCGGCATCAACCGCATCGAGGAGGACGGCCGCACCCGGCTGGTGGGCGACGTCGATTTCGACAGCGCGGCCCAGGTCGCCGGGGCCATCACCCCGGTGCCGGGCGGGGTCGGGCCGATGACCATCGCCTGCCTGCTGGCCAACACGCTGACCGCCTGCTGCCGGGCCCATGGCTGGCCCGAGCCCGAGGGCCTGACCGCCTGA
- the purU gene encoding formyltetrahydrofolate deformylase — translation MKKYTLTVACPSTRGIVATVAGFLAEHGCNITDSSQFDDTETGKFFMRVSFVSEEGVGLEDLREGLAEPAKPFAMQYAIHDESEKMKVVIMVSRFGHCLNDLLYRWRIGALPIEIVAVISNHMDYQKVVVNHDLPFHCIKVTKENKPQAEAEQMRIVRETEAELIVLARYMQVLSDEMCKEMSGRIINIHHSFLPSFKGANPYKQAFERGVKLIGATSHYVTADLDEGPIIEQDIIRVTHAQSPEDYVSLGRDVESQVLARAIHAHIHRRVFLNGNKTVVFPASPGSYASERMG, via the coding sequence ATGAAGAAATACACGCTGACGGTCGCCTGCCCCTCGACCCGCGGCATCGTCGCCACCGTGGCCGGCTTTCTGGCCGAGCATGGCTGCAACATCACCGACAGTTCGCAATTCGACGATACCGAAACCGGCAAGTTCTTCATGCGCGTCAGCTTCGTCTCGGAAGAGGGCGTGGGGCTGGAGGATCTGCGCGAGGGCCTGGCCGAGCCGGCCAAGCCCTTCGCCATGCAATACGCCATCCACGACGAATCCGAGAAGATGAAGGTGGTGATCATGGTCAGCCGCTTCGGGCATTGCCTGAACGACCTTCTGTATCGCTGGCGCATCGGCGCCTTGCCGATCGAGATCGTGGCGGTGATCTCGAACCACATGGACTATCAGAAGGTGGTGGTGAACCACGATCTGCCCTTCCACTGCATCAAGGTCACCAAGGAGAACAAGCCGCAGGCCGAGGCCGAGCAGATGCGCATCGTGCGCGAGACCGAGGCCGAGCTGATCGTGCTGGCGCGCTACATGCAGGTCTTGTCGGACGAGATGTGCAAGGAAATGTCGGGGCGGATCATCAACATCCACCACTCGTTCCTGCCGAGCTTCAAGGGCGCCAACCCCTACAAGCAGGCCTTCGAGCGCGGGGTGAAGCTGATCGGCGCCACCAGCCATTACGTGACCGCCGACCTCGACGAGGGCCCGATCATCGAGCAGGACATCATCCGGGTGACCCATGCGCAATCGCCCGAGGATTATGTCTCGCTGGGCCGCGACGTGGAAAGCCAGGTGCTGGCGCGGGCCATCCACGCCCATATCCACCGCCGGGTGTTCCTGAACGGCAACAAGACCGTCGTCTTCCCGGCATCGCCCGGAAGCTACGCATCCGAGCGCATGGGCTGA
- a CDS encoding SulP family inorganic anion transporter — translation MNQQASMAPGFAPLFTPKLITVLREGYGAAKLRADALAGLTVAIVALPLSMAIAIASGASPAQGLYTAIVGGFLVSALGGSRFQIGGPAGAFIVLVAGIVAQHGMSGLILATFLSGLMLVAVGLLRLGTFIKFVPFPVTVGFTAGIAVIIFTSQLKEIFGLALTHEPGALVEKIPALWQARASLTPAALAIALGTVAVILGLKRARPHWPGMLIAVALAAGFTAATGADVATIGSRFGGIPSTLPAPALPELSLDRVLTLLPAALSLTLLGAIESLLSAVVADGMTGRRHRSNCELVAQGVANIGSALFGGICVTGTIARTATNVRAGAHGPVAGMLHALFLLGFMLVAAPLASYIPLAALAGVLAVVAWNMVEKPAIAILLRSGWGEAAVLAVTFLLTVFRDLTEAIVVGLALGSVLFIQRMSQAVGVEALVGADTADSAQPRPDQPQPRDVVVYRISGALFFGATASIGSVLDRIQDGFRVLVVDFSAVPFLDSTGANMIEGLAHKAQRRGIALWLTGTSRDMRRVLLTHGLRRPLARYAPTVEEALRRRRGS, via the coding sequence ATGAACCAACAGGCCAGCATGGCGCCCGGATTTGCGCCGCTGTTCACCCCGAAACTGATCACCGTCCTGCGCGAGGGCTATGGCGCGGCCAAGCTGCGCGCCGATGCCCTGGCCGGGCTGACCGTCGCCATCGTGGCGCTGCCCCTGTCGATGGCCATCGCCATCGCCTCCGGCGCCTCGCCGGCGCAGGGGCTCTATACCGCCATCGTCGGCGGCTTCCTGGTTTCGGCGCTTGGCGGCTCGCGCTTCCAGATCGGCGGGCCGGCGGGGGCCTTCATCGTACTGGTCGCCGGCATCGTCGCGCAGCACGGCATGTCGGGGCTGATCCTTGCGACCTTCCTGTCGGGGCTGATGCTGGTCGCCGTCGGGCTTTTGCGGCTGGGCACCTTCATCAAGTTCGTTCCCTTTCCGGTGACGGTCGGCTTCACCGCCGGCATCGCCGTGATCATCTTCACCAGCCAGCTGAAGGAGATCTTCGGCCTGGCGCTGACGCATGAGCCGGGCGCGCTGGTCGAGAAGATCCCGGCGCTCTGGCAGGCCCGCGCCAGCCTGACCCCGGCGGCGCTGGCGATCGCGCTGGGAACCGTCGCGGTGATCCTGGGGTTGAAACGCGCCCGGCCGCATTGGCCCGGCATGCTGATCGCCGTGGCGCTGGCGGCGGGCTTCACCGCCGCGACCGGGGCGGATGTCGCGACCATCGGCAGCCGCTTCGGCGGCATCCCCTCGACCCTGCCCGCCCCGGCGCTGCCGGAGCTGTCGCTGGACAGGGTGCTGACGCTCTTGCCCGCCGCCCTGTCGCTGACGCTGCTCGGCGCCATCGAATCGCTGCTGTCGGCTGTGGTGGCGGATGGCATGACCGGCCGCCGCCACCGCTCGAATTGCGAGCTGGTGGCGCAGGGCGTGGCGAATATCGGCTCGGCGCTGTTCGGCGGCATCTGCGTCACCGGCACCATCGCGCGGACCGCGACCAATGTGCGCGCCGGGGCGCATGGGCCGGTGGCGGGGATGCTGCATGCGCTGTTCCTGCTGGGCTTCATGCTGGTCGCGGCGCCGCTGGCGTCGTATATCCCGCTGGCGGCGCTGGCCGGCGTGCTGGCGGTGGTGGCCTGGAACATGGTCGAGAAACCCGCCATCGCCATCCTGCTGCGCTCGGGCTGGGGCGAGGCGGCGGTGCTGGCGGTGACCTTTCTGCTGACGGTGTTCCGCGACCTGACCGAGGCCATCGTGGTGGGTCTGGCGCTGGGTTCGGTGCTGTTCATCCAGCGCATGAGCCAGGCCGTGGGCGTCGAGGCTCTGGTCGGCGCCGACACGGCCGACAGCGCCCAGCCGCGCCCGGACCAGCCGCAGCCGCGCGACGTGGTGGTCTATCGCATCTCGGGGGCGCTGTTCTTCGGCGCCACGGCCTCGATCGGCTCGGTTCTGGACCGCATCCAGGACGGGTTCCGGGTGCTGGTGGTGGATTTCAGCGCCGTGCCCTTCCTGGATTCCACCGGCGCCAACATGATCGAGGGGCTGGCGCACAAGGCGCAACGCCGCGGCATCGCGCTGTGGCTGACCGGCACCAGCCGCGACATGCGCCGGGTGCTGCTGACGCATGGGCTGCGGCGGCCGCTGGCGCGTTACGCGCCGACGGTCGAGGAGGCATTGCGCCGGCGTCGCGGGTCATAG
- a CDS encoding helix-turn-helix transcriptional regulator, whose translation MMTSAQMRAARALLGIDQKRLAELSGLSVPTIQRMEASDGNVRGVVESLTRVVEALEAAGIELIGEGAVSGAGGRGVRLKPGPQT comes from the coding sequence ATGATGACCTCGGCCCAGATGCGGGCGGCGCGTGCCCTGCTTGGCATCGACCAGAAGCGGCTGGCCGAGCTTTCCGGCCTGTCGGTCCCGACCATCCAGCGCATGGAGGCCAGCGACGGCAATGTGCGCGGCGTGGTCGAAAGCCTGACCCGGGTGGTCGAGGCGCTGGAGGCCGCCGGGATCGAGCTGATCGGCGAAGGCGCGGTCAGCGGCGCGGGCGGGCGCGGCGTGCGGCTGAAACCCGGTCCGCAGACGTAA